A single Rhopalosiphum padi isolate XX-2018 chromosome 4, ASM2088224v1, whole genome shotgun sequence DNA region contains:
- the LOC132928751 gene encoding radial spoke head 10 homolog B-like: MTSSEEQKGVPVKSFRFLESFDDKWPLSEIARDKTHHKLNAAFYNSMIGYVIDHKEQLSSSEITEMQEKLETISETQNIGRLTYKSGNVFEGQLFERIPHNKGRLCLERGVIYEGQLNDGIPEGRGFIKWLDGSWYRGEFLKGLRHGRGLHVSCEDGRRWYSGEWTVGKRNGRGETSCCVGQPDGALNYSGDWVDGRPHGSGTASWPDGTRYTGGWARGRQHGRGKTVWPNDHVYEGDWVDGHMDGTGTYEWNSNPRDYDRLVLLCLCDKYTGQWSKSNKHGLGVFYSADTGTTVTGRWANDSLDGPCEIVLSTGRPPKASGLVFRDNVLYETSPETPTPTSSMSHKLGVSTPGRKRRLSYKPITAISTNCQLLVASGSHDQESSIDSRGFQATTSNRLVRADIQLADQETKCGYDLTDHVLNIAAKCKEKLGVVTTPALNLEPDLRDAECALSVYNEHLAELYRVYGAFLADGPITYRPLMTRLGLWQMIIDSRLHVYISLADFDDLLCEYI; the protein is encoded by the exons atgacttCTTCCGAAGAACAAAAAG GGGTTCCGGTAAAATCATTTAGATTTTTGGAAAGCTTCGATGACAAGTGGCCGCTTTCTGAAATCGCCCGGGATAAAACCCATCATAAATTGAATGCTGCATTTTACAATTCGATGATCGGTTATGTTATTGATCA CAAAGAACAATTGTCGTCATCGGAAATCACAGAAATGCAGGAAAAACTTGAAACAATCAGTGAAACACAAAATATAGGTCGATTAACGTATAAATCGGGTAACGTTTTCGAAGGACAATTGTTCGAACGGATCCCACACAACAAGGGACGTTTATGCCTTGAACGCGGCGTCATTTACGAG GGACAGTTGAATGACGGTATTCCCGAGGGCAGGGGATTCATAAAATGGCTGGACGGCAGTTGGTACAGAGGCGAATTCCTGAAGGGCCTGAGACACGGCAGGGGACTGCACGTGTCCTGCGAAGACGGCCGCCGATGGTACAGCGGCGAGTGGACCGTCGGCAAGAGGAACGGACGCGGAGAAACTTCCTGCTGCGTCGGTCAACCGGACGGCGCGTTGAATTACTCCGGTGACTGGGTGGACGGGCGGCCGCACGGCAGCGGCACTGCGAGTTGGCCGGACGGGACACGGTACACCGGTGGCTGGGCACGCGGCCGCCAGCACGGCCGCGGCAAGACAGTGTGGCCAAACGACCAC GTATATGAAGGTGATTGGGTGGACGGGCACATGGACGGTACAGGCACATACGAATGGAATAGCAATCCTCGAGACTACGACCGACTTGTGCTTCTATGCTTGTGTGACAAGTACACTGGCCAATGGTCAAAATCAAACAAACACG GTCTGGGTGTATTCTATTCGGCGGACACCGGAACAACGGTGACGGGACGCTGGGCGAACGACTCTCTGGACGGTCCATGTGAAATCGTCTTATCTACCGGTCGGCCACCAAAGGCTTCCGGTCTCGTGTTTCGTGACAACGTCCTTTATGAAACTTCACCGGAAACACCTACTCCCACCTCTAGTATGAGTCACAAACTTGGTGTGTCGACCCCCGGTCGTAAACGTCGTCTTTCGTACAAACCCATCACCGCCATTTCTACAAATTGTCAACTTTTAGTGGCCTCCGGAAGCCACGACCAAGAGTCCTCTATTGATTCCCGCGGTTTCCAGGCAACCACGTCGAACCGTCTGGTTCGGGCCGACATCCAGTTGGCGGACCAAGAAACGAAATGTGGTTACGACCTAACAGATCATGTCCTGAATATAGCAGCCAAGTGTAAGGAGAAACTGGGTGTGGTCACCACTCCAGCTTTGAACTTGGAACCGGATCTCCGAGACGCAGAATGCGCACTCAGCGTGTACAACGAGCATCTGGCAGAACTTTACCGGGTTTACGGTGCATTTTTGGCTGACGGCCCGATAACTTACCGACCACTGATGACTCGTCTCGGACTTTGGCAGATGATTATTGACAGCCGTCTCCACGTGTACATTTCACTGGCCGACTTCGACGACCTGTTGTGTGAGTATATATAA